The Tolypothrix sp. NIES-4075 DNA window CATGTGCCCCCCCTCTCCCCATCCCCCCCTCATCCCCAACCCCAGAACAAGTTGAAGCGCAATTTCGCGCTTGGGAACTTGATGAAGAAATAGCGCAAATGAAAGCGGAAATGGGTTCAACTGGTAAACAGCAAAATAAAACTCAAAGCAATAAAACACAAGCGGAAAAAAACAAAAATTCTCGCGCTTATGCAACTTTAGAAGTGCAATCTAATGCTTCATTTGCTGAGGTGAAACAGGCTTATAGAATTTTAGTAAAAAAATGGCATCCAGATTTATTTGTTGACAAGCCACAACTACAAAAAGAAGCGCAAGAAAAAATGCGGCTGATTAATGAAGCGTACACAATATTATCTGAAAAAAAATAGCTAAACCTTGTCTACCTTGAGAACCGTAGTTTTCTACCAAGACTTTGAGATTGCTTCCTTACGTCGCAATGACACATCTCAAATAATTATAAACTCCAGGTTTCAACATGGACGAGGTTTATTACCAAACTTTATTCATATTAAGAACAAATCCAGGTAATACCATCTCGCCACTAATACTAGCAGGATTTTCTAGACATTCTTCTGGTTGACCCGGACGATAAATATAAACTTTGCGATTGTTGCGGTCAATCAACCAGCCTAGTTGTATTCCAGGTTCCCTCATATATTCTTCCATTTTATCCTTCAAAGGTTGCAGGTTATCAGAAGCTGATCTGAGTTCAATTACAAAATCTGGACAAATTGGTGCAAACCTTTGCTGCTGTTCGCGGTTAAGAGTATTCCACCGTTCTAACTTAATCCAGGAAACATCAGGAGAACGATCCGCACCTGTTGATAACTTGAATCCCGTGCTGGAGTCAAAACAAATACCTGTACCATCTTTTTCTGCCCAAATATATAACTGTCCGGCTAAATTGAAGTTACGATTTCCTGTCTCTGACCCAGTTGGGGGCATAATTGATATTTCTCCAAGTTTATTCCGCTCAATGCGTAAGTCACTATTCACTTGACAAAACTCAAAAAATTGCTCGTCTGTCATTTGCATTGATGGCGGAAGTTGCAATATCAAAGGAGATGAAAGCATAATACTTAACCTTACTCACTTTTATTCTTTATTTTCACGCAAATACCCCATAAAAGTGAAAGGTAGGGCATATACCCTACCTTGCTTTCTTAAGTTATTTCCGGATTCACAAAAAAGGGGTAATGGGTAATCGGGAATGGGTAATAGGTAATGGGTAATCGGGAATGGGAAATGCCCAATGCCCAATGCCCAATGCCCAATTACCTATTCCCCTTTCCCCTTCTACTTGTTCGGCTGAGGAGTCATCCGCAAATAAGGCTTGACTTCCTCATAACCTTTGGGGAATTTCTGCTTCAGAACTTCTGGATCTTTCAGCGAGGGGACAATTACGACATCTTCGCCGTCTTTCCAGTCAGCTGGTGTGGCTACGCTGTAGTTATCAGTTAGTTGCAGTGAATCAATCACCCGCAGAATTTCATCAAAGTTGCGTCCGGTGCTGGGGGGATAGGTGAAGCTGAGACGCAGTTTTTTATCCGGATCGATAACGAAGACTGATCGCACTGTTACAGTATTAGCAGCGTTGGGGTGGATCATATCGTAAAGGTCAGAAACTTGACGATCTGGATCTGCCAAAATCGGATAGTTAAGGGTGGTGTTTTGAGTTTCTTCGATATCTCCTACCCATCCTTTGTGGGAGTCAACATCATCAACGCTAAGAGCGATCGCTTTCACGTTGCGCTTGTCAAATTCTGGTTTCAGTTTGGCAACTGTACCTAATTCGGTGGTGCAAACAGGTGTAAAGTCTGCGGGGTGCGAAAATAGCACTACCCAGCTATCACCTGCCCAATCGTAAAAATTTATGTTGCCGTGTGTAGAGGCTTGCGTAAAGTTGGGTACTGTGTCACCTAGACGGAGAGTCATGTCAGATTCCCTGTGGTTATAAAGGCATAAAGTATTGTACTATGCGATCGCCACACATAACCCCGGTTGCCCAATCGGGCTTTGGCGGTTTGCAACAAAATTTTAAGTTATATTGTTTACTGTAAAGAAGTTAAATTTGATGTCAAGAAGAAGGGTGTGGGGTGTAGGGAAAATCAGTAGGGGCTTGAACCCACCACGCTCTTTAAGACCACTGAATCTAAGATTGAGTGGGGGCTTGTACCCCTTTGTTGCATGGTTAGAGTGTACCGCAACAACACGATTTTCATGAATTCTTCCCACACCCTACACCCTACCCCCTACACCCTAGTTTTGGTCAAAATTTGATTGTATGCTTGGATCGTTTGACGAGCGATCGCTTGCCAACTAAAGTTTTGCAATGCATATTCTTGGGCACGCAATCCCCGACGCCGACATTCTGCGGGGTTTTGCAAAGCTTCTCGCAACAATTCTACAAGCGATTGTACATCTGTTGTACCCACCCACCCAGATTCGCTATCGCGCACTTGATGCCAAATATGCACTTGGTCTGAGATAATTACAGGTACTTGCGCTACCATCGCCTCAGCGACAGCAATCCCGAAATTTTCATAATACGATGGCAAGACAAATAAATCTGCGGCTTGCAGTAAAGCTGATTTTAATTCACCCGTGACAAAACCAGTAATCGTGGTGTGCGATCGCAGAGGTGAATTTTGTATCTGCAATCTTATCTTTTCTTCATAATCTGGATCTTGAGGATTCGTTCCCGCTAAGACAAAATAAAAATTCCCACCTTCAGCCAACAGCTTTTCCAAAGCCGGAATCAGTAGATTTAACCCTTTTTTCGGGTCAATCCGCGACATAAAAAGCACCAAAGGCACATCAAAAGGGATACCAAACCGACTCCGAATAGCATTCCCCCCCTCTCCTCCAGCGGGAATAACACCCAAAGGAATCACCAAATCATGCGTAGAAACTCCAAATCGTTCTGATATTTTTGCTTCTTGATCGCTGGTAAAATGAATTGCTGCTGCACCCGCTAAATTTGCCCG harbors:
- a CDS encoding peroxiredoxin yields the protein MTLRLGDTVPNFTQASTHGNINFYDWAGDSWVVLFSHPADFTPVCTTELGTVAKLKPEFDKRNVKAIALSVDDVDSHKGWVGDIEETQNTTLNYPILADPDRQVSDLYDMIHPNAANTVTVRSVFVIDPDKKLRLSFTYPPSTGRNFDEILRVIDSLQLTDNYSVATPADWKDGEDVVIVPSLKDPEVLKQKFPKGYEEVKPYLRMTPQPNK
- a CDS encoding Uma2 family endonuclease; this translates as MLSSPLILQLPPSMQMTDEQFFEFCQVNSDLRIERNKLGEISIMPPTGSETGNRNFNLAGQLYIWAEKDGTGICFDSSTGFKLSTGADRSPDVSWIKLERWNTLNREQQQRFAPICPDFVIELRSASDNLQPLKDKMEEYMREPGIQLGWLIDRNNRKVYIYRPGQPEECLENPASISGEMVLPGFVLNMNKVW
- the hpsP gene encoding hormogonium polysaccharide biosynthesis glycosyltransferase HpsP, with amino-acid sequence MRILQIVPSISLIYGGPSQMVLGLSSALAQENVKVTILTTDSNGDSGQKPLDVPLNCQVKQDGYEIIYFRCSPFRRYKFSLDLLKWLNNHAHEFDLAHIHALFSPISSAAATVCRQKNLPYILRPLGTLDPADLRKKKQLKQLYATILERANLAGAAAIHFTSDQEAKISERFGVSTHDLVIPLGVIPAGGEGGNAIRSRFGIPFDVPLVLFMSRIDPKKGLNLLIPALEKLLAEGGNFYFVLAGTNPQDPDYEEKIRLQIQNSPLRSHTTITGFVTGELKSALLQAADLFVLPSYYENFGIAVAEAMVAQVPVIISDQVHIWHQVRDSESGWVGTTDVQSLVELLREALQNPAECRRRGLRAQEYALQNFSWQAIARQTIQAYNQILTKTRV